From Podospora bellae-mahoneyi strain CBS 112042 chromosome 3, whole genome shotgun sequence, the proteins below share one genomic window:
- a CDS encoding hypothetical protein (EggNog:ENOG503PBR0) — protein sequence MLTENMEEFWACCRCGFGMMVPTVELVCMEVSCQHVLCVHCPVEKCWVKGCREPEPYDSKFNSQIPSKSHGTPALAQYMSESPESTSASENVSPSASTATHKTFSPRTPSYPSSSGFPSPKSRGSSTTTPLTDHEDIGNSEWEDDSDPLETYDPGDILPTPQMWTQLLETNTNSVILAALERGYEGWKRKYQNSASESGSNAGAEPDKRDESQKQRSGATGSSRKRLHSELDDDSGDENPEERRRCGPRPKPTPSDADSPRRLLACPFWKEDSSHWKECFRYKLKRIRDVKQHLRRSHCRSYCVRCGAEFENAGELDLHCKQDQPCDKVIFQAKWLSELQQKALRESRANPKLSLESQWYTIWDIVFPETPKPSSPYVDSTISEDLSSFLEFFNQRGSDIIRETGESLGFHPGLMQQRQLLQTFVARIYDRWASRAHAQRTAVPSPLQENPQLLQTGSEPDLAWAPPSSTDTQEYSTPALMDLTADTTTQQDRQTAPEASFTTPNYIEAVQNYHSLDPFTTATIESSVLWSNVPDYAGVVPNTSDNIMVQSGSTPLIQDNNAPFYIEEPTSLLHYDRDSDLFSIDDSTADQTSRFSEGTTRHERTTTAPTEDNLDLLNTEFDLQAASLEISHLDSLDVVFPDNFLWDHNMNLDEGGESSQELWMI from the exons ATGCTTACCGAGAACATGGAGGAGTTTTGGGCTTGT TGCCGCTGTGGCTTTGGTATGATGGTACCGACTGTAGAATTGGTTTGCATGGAAGTATCGTGTCAGCACGTGCTCTGTGTGCACTGTCCAGTTGAAAAATGCTGGGTAAAAGGTTGTAGGGAGCCCGAACCCTATGACTCGAAATTCAACTCGCAAATCCCATCAAAATCACACGGTACACCAGCTCTAGCCCAGTATATGAGCGAGTCACCTGAATCAACCTCAGCTTCTGAAAATGTCTCCCCATCAGCTTCGACAGCCACGCATAAGACGTTTAGCCCACGCACTCCATCTTATCCTTCGTCGAGTGGGTTCCCTTCGCCAAAATCAAGAGGCAGCTCGACAACGACTCCGTTGACCGACCACGAGGACATAGGAAACTCGGAGTGGGAAGATGATTCGGATCCGCTTGAGACCTACGATCCCGGGGATATCCTTCCAACCCCTCAGATGTGGACTCAGCTGTTGGAGACAAACACCAATAGTGTAATTTTGGCCGCTCTTGAGCGGGGTTATGAAgggtggaaaagaaaataccAAAACTCTGCAAGTGAGTCAGGGTCTAATGCAGGTGCGGAGCCAGACAAACGAGATGAAAGCCAGAAGCAACGAAGTGGCGCAACAGGGTCATCAAGAAAACGGCTGCACTCAGAGCTCGACGATGATTCCGGCGATGAAAACCCCGAAGAGCGGCGTAGATGCGGTCCTCGCCCCAAGCCAACACCATCAGATGCAGATTCACCGAGACGTTTGCTGGCGTGTCCTTTCTGGAAAGAGGATTCCAGTCACTGGAAAGAATGTTTTCGGTACAAGCTAAAAAGAATTCGGGACGTCAAACAACATTTGAGGAGAAGCCATTGCAGAAGCTACTGTGTTCGGTGTGGCGCGGAGTTTGAAAATGCTGGGGAATTGGACCTACACTGTAAACAGGATCAACCATGCGACAAGGTTATCTTTCAGGCCAAGTGGCTATCTGAGCTACAGCAGAAGGCGCTCAGGGAAAGTAGAGCAAACCCAAAGCTCTCCCTTGAGAGCCAGTGGTATACAATCTGGGACATTGTTTTTCCAGAAACACCGAAGCCCAGTTCGCCCTACGTGGACAGCACGATATCAGAGGACCTCAGCTCGTTTCTGGAATTTTTCAACCAGCGAGGTTCAGACATTATTCGAGAGACAGGAGAGAGTCTCGGATTTCATCCGGGGTTGATGCAACAAAGACAACTCCTTCAAACATTCGTCGCCAGAATCTATGACCGTTGGGCTTCAAGAGCACACGCCCAGCGCACGGCTGTGCCTTCGCCCTTACAGGAGAACCCACAGCTTCTTCAAACTGGCTCTGAGCCTGACCTTGCGTGGGCACCACCAAGCAGTACGGATACACAGGAATACAGCACTCCGGCCTTGATGGACCTGACGGCCGACACAACCACGCAGCAGGATCGACAGACTGCGCCTGAGGCTTCTTTCACCACTCCTAACTACATAGAAGCCGTTCAGAATTATCACTCACTCGATCCTTTTACCACCGCCACGATTGAGTCAAGTGTTCTATGGTCAAACGTACCGGACTATGCAGGCGTCGTTCCAAACACATCAGACAACATTATGGTCCAATCTGGCAGTACGCCGCTGATTCAGGACAACAACGCACCTTTCTACATAGAGGAGCCAACATCTCTTCTTCACTACGATCGCGATAGTGATCTGTTCAGCATCGATGATTCAACTGCAGACCAGACTAGTCGTTTCTCGGAAGGGACAACGAGGCATGAAAGAACAACGACAGCGCCAACTGAGGACAACCTCGACTTGCTTAACACTGAATTTGACCTGCAAGCAGCATCCCTGGAAATTTCGCATCTTGATAGCTTGGATGTGGTATTCCCGGACAACTTTCTTTGGGACCACAACATGAACCTTGacgaggggggggaaagcTCGCAGGAACTATGGATGATATAA
- a CDS encoding hypothetical protein (EggNog:ENOG503P0CA; COG:C), with translation MASAIPTTMKAHIYTNTSPTLEANLSISTSVPTPTVSGPNELLIQVLSASINPADHKVPELPGPVRRLVIKTPATPGMDFCGRVVQAGTKVDSIALGDIVYGRLGPKQHGSLGEYIIAPANAVAVFPKEGVTVDEAAAIGVAGLTAYQAIQPNVKKGDKIFINGSSGGVGCFAVQIAKVLGCHVTTSCSPAKAELVKSLGADEIIDYTTTDVCEYLRAKGKVFAQVLDNVGTPDNLYKASDNFLIAGGKFVQVGSPLSFGALRSAASRALLPSFLGGGKSKYEVYTIRDSAEDLKVLGQWIKEKKIKVVIEQTYEFEDVPKAFAKLRTGKSAGKLVIHVGK, from the exons ATGGCATCCGCTATCCCCACGACAATGAAAGCGCACATCTACACCAACACCTCACCAACATTAGAggccaacctctccatctcaacatcagTCCCAACTCCGACTGTATCTGGACCCAATGAACTGCTGATTCAGGTCTTGTCAGCATCCATCAACCCAGCCGACCACAAAGTCCCAGAGCTGCCCGGCCCTGTCCGACGGCTAGTCATCAAGACGCCTGCCACCCCTGGCATGGACTTTTGTGGCCGTGTGGTTCAAGCTGGGACAAAAGTTGACTCAATCGCACTGGGAGATATAGTATACGGTCGCTTGGGACCTAAACAGCATGGATCTCTCGGAGAGTATATCATCGCGCCAGCCAACGCTGTTGCCGTCTTTCCCAAGGAGGGTGTGACAGTCGACGAGGCGGCTGCCATTGGAGTGGCAGGACTGACTGCCTACC AGGCAATCCAGCCCAATGTCAAAAAGGGCGACAAGATTTTCATCAACGGTAGCTCGGGTGGTGTCGGCTGCTTTGCCGTGCAAATCGCCAAGGTTTTGGGCTGTCACGTCACCACCTCATGCTCACCGGCCAAGGCCGAGCTCGTCAAATCGCTGGGTGCCGACGAGATCATCGactacaccaccacagacGTCTGCGAGTACTTGCGTGCCAAAGGAAAGGTATTCGCGCAGGTTCTGGACAACGTGGGCACGCCCGACAACCTGTACAAAGCGTCCGATAACTTCCTCATTGCAGGCGGGAAGTTTGTACAGGTTGGGAGCCCGTTGTCGTTCGGCGCGCTTCGATCCGCGGCCTCCAGGGCGCTGCTGCCGTCTTTCTTGGGAGGGGGCAAGAGCAAGTACGAAGTTTACACCATTCGGGATTCTGCAGAGGACCTGAAGGTGCTGGGGCAGTggatcaaggagaagaagattaaGGTTGTGATTGAACAGACGTATGAATTTGAGGATGTGCCGAAAGCCTTTGCCAAGTTGAGGACGGGAAAGAGCGCGGGGAAGCTGGTGATCCACGTTGGAAAGTGA
- a CDS encoding hypothetical protein (EggNog:ENOG503PR8U) produces MLAQNLLLLIAANLVASIPALDNSPKPINLEATELQRRSACAVAGVVNGQCGRYYRGTGCNDMINAIDPGRCSGTCYSSGDAIASIKASGDGTYGTNCQVFYDSNCQNPIGQTGNTITGGGKCYTPSDGRTGHSMLCWYRC; encoded by the exons ATGCTCGCGcaaaatctcctcctgctcatcGCAGCCAACCTCGTGGCATCCATTCCCGCCCTCGATAACTCCCCCAAGCCCATCAATCTCGAGGCAACCGAGCTGCAGCGTCGGTCCGCCTGCGCAGTTGCCGGCGTGGTCAACGGCCAGTGTGGCCGCTACTACCGCGGCACCGGCTGCAATGACATGATCAATGCCATTGACCCCGGC AGATGCAGCGGCACCTGCTACTCCTCGGGCGATGCCATTGCCAGCATCAAAGCGTCTGGTGACGGCACCTACGGCACAAACTGCCAGGTCTTTTACGACTCCAACTGCCAGAACCCCATCGGCCAGACTGGAAACACCATCACTGGGGGAGGAAAGTGTTATACGCCGTCTGACGGCCGCACCGGTCATAGCATGCTTTGCTGGTACCGCTGCTGA
- a CDS encoding hypothetical protein (EggNog:ENOG503P3IQ; COG:S): protein MSFIAARTRAQRKQLAGSTSGTEIHLADETETPAPPLPSQPAAKPNITALPTKPPISLTRLPRDDHNLLLKKQHFLQKYAITVPRTLQRNVPHAVSATLVFAQQEAGTAVCIHPSGLLLTCAHCVAGDETELDLEKVHWLLFASGRAVSAKCLAWDSQRDLALLQVTAASAAAPGDLPEGVSFPSVTLADGAPQLGAGLVCIGHPGSEDLEASEAGVLTGYDVLHLSSGSFCGYAEGQDVQDNSEIGALQHDCWTYWGHSGAPLLDARTGKLVGMHSSWDDETGMRRGVALEAIKMFLKARV, encoded by the coding sequence ATGAGTTTCATTGCTGCCCGCACTCGGGCTCAAAGAAAGCAGCTCGCCGGCAGCACAAGCGGCACAGAAATCCATCTCGCTGATGAGACAGAAACACCAGCCCCACCACTGCCATCCCAACCCGCAGCAAAGCCCAACATCAcagccctccccaccaaaccACCAATCAGCCTGACGCGTTTACCACGCGacgaccacaacctcctcctcaaaaagcAACACTTTCTCCAAAAATACGCGATCACCGTCCCCAGAACCCTCCAGCGGAATGTGCCCCACGCCGTCTCAGCAACACTCGTCTTTGCCCAGCAAGAGGCTGGCACAGCCGTGTGTATTCACCCCTCGGGCCTCCTACTAACATGTGCACACTGCGTAGCGGGGGACGAGACTGAGTTGGATCTGGAAAAGGTTCACTGGCTTCTCTTCGCGTCTGGCAGGGCTGTGTCTGCCAAGTGTCTGGCGTGGGATTCGCAGAGGGACCTTGCGCTGTTGCAGGTCACCGCGgcttcagcagcagcgcctGGGGATCTCCCAGAAGGCGTTTCTTTCCCATCAGTGACACTAGCAGATGGGGCACCCCAGCTCGGGGCAGGCTTGGTCTGTATTGGCCACCCTGGCAGTGAAGACCTCGAAGCCAGTGAGGCGGGAGTATTGACGGGGTATGATGTGCTGCATCTTAGCAGCGGGTCATTCTGCGGGTATGCCGAGGGACAGGATGTGCAGGACAACTCTGAGATTGGGGCGCTGCAGCATGATTGTTGGACGTATTGGGGCCACAGCGGCGCTCCGTTGTTGGACGCCAGGACGGGGAAGCTTGTTGGGATGCACTCTTCTTGGGATGATGAGACTGgtatgaggaggggggttgcgCTGGAGGCGATTAAGATGTTTTTGAAGGCACGTGTTTGA